Proteins from one Pseudomonas bijieensis genomic window:
- a CDS encoding PDR/VanB family oxidoreductase yields the protein MSVALEVRVSAARMLTPVVREFTLQSCTGPLPGFSPGSHVQVHLPLTEGKVRNAYSLTSDPADNRHYRIAVRLQEASRGGSHYLHRHVQIGDTLQISPPANLFAPHSTAGLHILIAGGIGITPFMAYIAALEQSQAPFELHYVYRPGLSDAYVEELQQRLGSRLHTYTCRPELKHVLRDRPLGSHVYTCGPQPLLDAVRQQASVLGWPPGRVHWEAFSAAKPGQPFDLELLRSGRRLRVGGEQSLLEALESAGLQIPNLCRGGVCGQCMTRHVGGKIEHRDSFLSPAEQAEFLMPCVSRGCGPCVSLDL from the coding sequence ATGAGCGTCGCGCTTGAGGTGCGGGTCAGCGCGGCAAGAATGCTCACCCCGGTGGTGCGAGAATTCACCCTTCAATCCTGCACCGGGCCATTGCCAGGATTCTCCCCCGGCAGCCACGTGCAGGTTCACCTGCCGCTGACCGAAGGCAAGGTGCGCAATGCCTATTCGCTGACCAGCGACCCTGCGGACAATCGGCATTACCGCATCGCCGTACGCCTGCAGGAAGCCTCTCGCGGCGGCTCGCACTACCTGCATCGGCACGTCCAGATCGGCGATACGCTGCAGATTTCGCCGCCGGCCAATCTGTTCGCGCCGCACTCGACCGCCGGCCTGCACATCCTGATCGCCGGAGGCATCGGCATCACGCCGTTCATGGCCTACATCGCGGCCCTGGAACAAAGCCAAGCCCCCTTCGAATTGCACTACGTCTATCGCCCGGGCCTGAGCGATGCCTATGTCGAGGAGTTGCAACAGCGGCTGGGATCGCGACTGCACACCTACACCTGCCGTCCGGAGCTGAAGCACGTCCTGAGGGATCGGCCGCTGGGCAGCCACGTTTACACCTGTGGTCCGCAACCGTTGCTCGATGCGGTTCGGCAACAGGCCAGTGTCCTTGGCTGGCCGCCCGGCCGGGTGCACTGGGAAGCCTTCAGTGCCGCAAAGCCAGGCCAGCCCTTTGACCTGGAACTGCTGCGCAGTGGCCGACGCCTGCGGGTCGGCGGCGAACAAAGCCTGCTCGAAGCCCTGGAATCCGCTGGACTGCAAATCCCCAACCTGTGCCGCGGCGGCGTCTGTGGCCAATGCATGACCCGCCACGTGGGCGGAAAAATCGAACACCGCGACAGCTTTCTGAGCCCCGCCGAGCAGGCTGAATTTCTCATGCCCTGTGTTTCCCGCGGCTGCGGCCCTTGCGTTTCGCTGGACCTTTAG
- a CDS encoding aminomethyltransferase family protein codes for MAHSWRISALAERHRALGSNLEDWNGMGTAWTYASDLADHHQAIRTRAGLMDVSGLKKVHYVGPHAESLLQWATTRDIAKLYPGKSVYASMLDAEGKFVDDCIVYRTGPNAFMVVHGAGSGHEMLVRSSQGRQVAVLFDDDLHDLSLQGPLAVDFLAEHVPGIRQLPYFHHLQTRLFDRPVMISRTGYTGERGYEIFCKAADAPALWDKILEQGAGLGIIPCAFTALDWLRVESSLMFFPYDNSQMYPFADQKAGDTLWEMGLDFTVSPDKREFRGAEEHFRLRGQERFKITGVLLDGVRAAEAGDTLWQGNQQVGVITCGMYSRLSKRSMAIARMNVTCSVPGIALQVRGSQESAAVTHALPFDDPEKTKRTAKG; via the coding sequence ATGGCTCATTCATGGCGTATTTCTGCACTGGCCGAACGGCACCGCGCACTCGGCTCGAACCTGGAAGACTGGAACGGCATGGGCACTGCCTGGACCTATGCCAGCGACCTGGCCGATCACCATCAAGCGATCCGCACCCGCGCCGGGCTGATGGACGTTTCCGGGCTGAAGAAAGTCCACTACGTCGGCCCCCATGCCGAAAGCCTGCTGCAATGGGCCACGACCCGCGACATCGCCAAGCTCTACCCCGGCAAATCGGTGTATGCCTCGATGCTCGACGCGGAAGGCAAGTTCGTCGATGACTGCATCGTCTACCGCACCGGGCCTAACGCGTTCATGGTGGTCCACGGCGCCGGTAGCGGTCACGAAATGCTGGTGCGTTCATCCCAGGGCCGGCAAGTGGCGGTGCTGTTCGACGACGACCTGCACGACCTGTCGCTGCAAGGGCCGTTGGCGGTGGACTTTCTCGCCGAGCACGTCCCCGGGATTCGCCAGTTGCCCTATTTCCATCACCTGCAAACCCGCCTGTTCGATCGCCCGGTGATGATCTCTCGCACCGGCTACACCGGCGAACGCGGCTACGAGATCTTCTGCAAGGCAGCCGATGCTCCGGCGCTGTGGGACAAGATCCTCGAACAGGGCGCGGGCCTGGGCATCATCCCCTGCGCCTTTACCGCCCTGGACTGGTTGCGGGTGGAAAGCTCGCTGATGTTTTTCCCCTACGACAACTCGCAGATGTACCCCTTCGCCGACCAGAAGGCCGGCGACACCCTGTGGGAAATGGGCCTGGATTTCACCGTTTCTCCAGACAAACGCGAATTCCGTGGCGCCGAGGAGCACTTCCGGTTGCGCGGCCAGGAGCGCTTCAAGATCACCGGCGTGTTGCTCGACGGTGTGCGCGCCGCCGAGGCTGGCGACACCCTGTGGCAGGGCAACCAGCAAGTCGGGGTGATCACCTGCGGCATGTATTCGCGCCTGAGCAAACGCTCCATGGCCATCGCCCGCATGAACGTCACCTGCTCGGTTCCCGGGATTGCCTTGCAGGTGCGTGGCAGCCAGGAAAGCGCCGCGGTGACCCACGCCCTTCCCTTCGACGACCCGGAAAAAACCAAGCGCACGGCCAAGGGCTGA
- a CDS encoding DUF1989 domain-containing protein, giving the protein MNAPRVSHPREPGLFARAPALERYRVAAGGLTLVALQPGDSLQVIDLEGQQSCELLAVDTHGHSALAAWALSGSAACEFIGARLAEPTLQARRIHQALRRRGVDPYHLPNAASLWDEDSPADFSRQFVASDELLVIVAAPAGPTSVDRQYRPSELRLWVTRANPSSLLLPALPEPLGELLDEFTLHAGTAHSYTVGKGQYVQVLDVAGRQCSDFVALDRRALDRGQELDLDQTVTRTLNGSAYPAPGLFSKFFDRQMQPMLEVVRDTVGRHDSFALACAARYYESHGYFGHDNCSDNLSRALAPHGVEARSGWPAINLFFNTGIDAHQQMTLDEPWSRPGDYVLLRAMTDLLCGSTSCPDDIDPANGWNPTDIHVRLYSEKERFSIAMSTRTTADADPILTRESAFHSRTSALTGSFTDYRNWWLPLRYDGYGAIEEYLGCRERVAVMDLTALRKFEILGPDAEALLQYCLTRDVRRLAVGQVVYSAMCHEHGGMLDDGTLLRLGPDNFRWICGEDYAGVWLREQAQRLGMKVWVKSASEQIHNLAVQGPMSRELLKQMVWTPATQPSLETLGWFRFLVGRLDGYDGCPLMISRTGYTGELGYEVWCQPEDAERVWDRIWQLGQPLGLVPLGLEALDMLRIEAGLIFAGYEFSDQTDPFEAGIGFSVPMNSKTDDFIGRDALLRRSAHPAQKLVGLQLSGNEAAHHGDPVYRGRAQVGVITSACRSPLLASNIALCRVDVACADVGTTLEIGKVDGLQKRISAEVTAAIFYDPQKSRVRS; this is encoded by the coding sequence ATGAACGCACCTCGTGTTTCCCATCCGCGCGAGCCCGGACTCTTTGCCCGGGCCCCGGCCCTGGAGCGCTATCGGGTGGCGGCCGGCGGCCTGACGCTGGTGGCCTTGCAGCCCGGCGACAGCCTGCAAGTGATCGACCTTGAAGGTCAGCAATCCTGTGAACTGCTGGCCGTGGACACCCACGGTCACAGCGCGCTGGCGGCCTGGGCGTTGAGCGGTTCGGCGGCCTGCGAATTCATCGGCGCACGGCTCGCCGAACCGACCTTGCAAGCTCGACGTATCCACCAGGCGTTGCGCCGACGCGGCGTTGATCCCTACCACCTGCCCAATGCCGCTTCACTCTGGGACGAGGACAGCCCTGCCGACTTCAGCCGCCAGTTTGTCGCCAGCGATGAACTGTTGGTGATTGTCGCCGCGCCCGCCGGTCCCACGTCCGTCGATCGGCAATACCGGCCCAGCGAGCTGCGGTTGTGGGTGACTCGGGCCAATCCCTCGTCGCTGCTGCTCCCGGCATTACCCGAACCGTTGGGCGAGTTGCTCGACGAATTCACTCTTCACGCCGGCACCGCCCACAGCTACACGGTCGGCAAAGGGCAATACGTGCAGGTGCTCGACGTCGCCGGCCGCCAATGCTCGGACTTCGTCGCCCTCGATCGGCGGGCGTTGGATCGCGGCCAGGAACTGGACCTGGACCAGACCGTTACCCGCACCTTGAACGGCAGCGCCTACCCGGCACCGGGACTGTTCTCGAAGTTTTTTGACCGGCAGATGCAACCGATGCTGGAAGTGGTGCGTGACACCGTCGGCCGCCACGACTCCTTCGCCCTGGCCTGTGCCGCGCGTTACTACGAGAGCCATGGCTACTTCGGGCACGACAACTGCAGCGACAACCTGAGCCGGGCCTTGGCGCCTCACGGGGTCGAGGCTCGCAGCGGTTGGCCGGCGATCAATTTGTTCTTCAACACCGGGATCGACGCCCACCAGCAGATGACATTGGACGAGCCGTGGTCGCGTCCCGGCGATTACGTGCTGCTGCGAGCCATGACCGATCTGCTGTGTGGCAGCACCTCATGCCCGGATGACATCGACCCGGCCAACGGCTGGAACCCGACCGATATCCATGTCCGCCTCTACAGCGAAAAGGAGCGTTTTTCCATCGCCATGAGCACTCGTACCACGGCCGATGCCGACCCGATCCTCACCCGTGAGTCCGCGTTCCACTCACGCACCAGCGCCTTGACTGGCAGCTTTACCGACTACCGAAACTGGTGGCTGCCGCTGCGCTACGACGGCTATGGCGCCATCGAGGAATACCTCGGTTGCCGCGAACGCGTCGCGGTGATGGACCTGACCGCCCTGCGCAAATTCGAAATCCTCGGCCCCGACGCCGAAGCCTTGTTGCAGTACTGCCTGACTCGGGATGTGCGGCGCCTGGCGGTGGGTCAAGTGGTGTACTCGGCGATGTGCCACGAGCATGGCGGCATGCTCGACGATGGCACCCTGCTGCGCCTGGGCCCGGATAATTTCCGCTGGATCTGCGGTGAGGATTACGCCGGAGTTTGGCTGCGCGAACAGGCGCAAAGGCTCGGCATGAAGGTCTGGGTCAAATCCGCCAGCGAGCAGATTCACAACCTGGCCGTCCAGGGCCCGATGAGTCGTGAACTGCTAAAGCAGATGGTCTGGACCCCAGCGACCCAACCGAGCCTGGAAACCCTCGGCTGGTTCCGCTTCCTGGTGGGCCGCCTGGATGGTTACGACGGCTGCCCGCTGATGATCTCGCGCACCGGTTACACCGGCGAACTGGGCTACGAAGTCTGGTGCCAGCCCGAAGATGCCGAGCGGGTCTGGGACCGGATCTGGCAACTGGGCCAACCGCTGGGCCTGGTACCGCTGGGCCTGGAAGCACTGGACATGCTGCGCATCGAAGCCGGACTGATTTTCGCCGGCTACGAGTTCAGCGACCAGACCGATCCTTTCGAGGCAGGTATCGGTTTTTCTGTGCCTATGAACAGCAAAACCGACGACTTCATCGGCCGCGATGCGCTGTTGCGGCGCAGTGCCCATCCCGCCCAGAAGCTGGTGGGCCTGCAACTGAGTGGCAACGAAGCCGCCCACCACGGTGACCCGGTGTATCGCGGCCGGGCCCAGGTCGGGGTCATCACCAGTGCCTGCCGCTCGCCGCTGCTGGCCAGCAACATCGCGCTGTGCCGGGTCGACGTGGCCTGCGCCGACGTCGGCACGACGCTTGAGATCGGCAAAGTCGATGGCCTGCAGAAGCGCATCAGCGCCGAGGTCACCGCAGCGATTTTCTACGACCCGCAAAAGAGCCGGGTGCGCAGTTGA
- a CDS encoding ATP-binding protein, whose protein sequence is MRKLLTGLPLCQAHADGALSGFLDRFEALLPSCKLNLILGGEDLGPARRGLLESCQGVARCPWRDSTLTEAAQVCGACRQRGVHRLLCALPPSDDSGKGLLLLDTPQPVHASWRLLLEEAAQAVGVTVRLRCYTREQQRKQATSRHGALARELHDSVAQQLGYLSFQARLLQSQLGEPVQASAGLQELCVGLSQLQRQVRELITNARLTMDGRSLRQALADSIAEFSRRCIIVFELDNRLADDALSPGTELQVLQIIREALANAVRHSHARHVRIELRQNQDGDASISVEDDGIGLSPASGEENHFGLAIIRERAASIGARLTIEAIRPHGVRVHLGLRRHQDLPEGSFDGLHDLITDR, encoded by the coding sequence GTGCGAAAACTACTGACAGGATTGCCCTTGTGTCAGGCGCACGCTGACGGTGCTTTGTCGGGTTTCCTGGACCGTTTCGAAGCACTGCTACCCAGTTGCAAACTCAATCTGATCCTGGGCGGCGAAGACCTGGGGCCGGCGCGGCGCGGATTGCTCGAAAGCTGTCAGGGCGTAGCGCGTTGCCCTTGGCGTGACTCGACGCTGACTGAGGCGGCGCAGGTCTGTGGCGCTTGCCGGCAACGGGGTGTACATCGCCTGCTGTGTGCCTTGCCGCCAAGTGACGACTCGGGCAAAGGGCTGTTGTTGCTCGATACCCCACAACCGGTCCACGCCAGTTGGCGCCTGTTGCTGGAGGAGGCGGCGCAGGCGGTCGGCGTCACCGTGCGCTTGCGCTGCTACACCCGCGAGCAACAGCGCAAACAGGCCACGTCCCGGCACGGCGCGTTGGCCCGTGAGCTGCACGATTCGGTGGCTCAGCAGTTGGGTTACCTGTCGTTCCAGGCGCGTTTACTGCAATCGCAGTTGGGCGAGCCGGTGCAGGCCAGCGCCGGGTTGCAGGAACTGTGCGTCGGCTTGAGCCAGTTGCAGCGCCAGGTGCGCGAGCTGATCACTAACGCTCGCCTGACCATGGACGGGCGCTCGCTGCGCCAGGCCCTGGCCGACTCCATCGCGGAGTTTTCGCGACGCTGCATCATTGTTTTCGAACTGGACAATCGCCTGGCTGACGATGCCTTGAGCCCCGGCACCGAGCTACAGGTTTTGCAGATCATTCGCGAAGCACTGGCCAACGCGGTGCGCCATTCCCATGCGCGGCATGTACGCATCGAGTTGCGGCAAAACCAGGACGGTGATGCCTCTATTTCGGTGGAGGATGACGGCATCGGCCTGAGCCCGGCGTCAGGGGAGGAAAACCACTTTGGCCTGGCGATTATCCGCGAGCGCGCCGCGAGCATTGGCGCCCGGCTGACAATTGAAGCGATCCGCCCGCATGGGGTCCGCGTACACCTTGGCCTTCGCCGCCACCAAGACCTGCCAGAGGGGAGTTTCGATGGACTGCACGACCTTATTACTGATCGATGA
- a CDS encoding NAD(P)-binding domain-containing protein, whose translation MTLRVAIIGAGPCGLAQLRAFQSARDQGTAIPELVCFEKQQDWGGMWNYTWRTGLDENGEPVHGSMYRYLWSNGPKECLEFADYTFEEHFGRPIGSYPPREVLWDYIKGRVEKAGVRDFIRFNNVVRQVTFDQATRRFTVVAHDHGSDTQTSEQFDYVINACGHFSTPKMPYFPGFEQFGGRILHAHDFRDALEFKGKDLLIVGSSYSAEDIGSQCYKYGARSITSCYRTAPMGYDWPANWEEKPLLQRLEKNRAYFIDGTHKHVDAVILCTGYKHHFPFLPDELCLKTDNRLWPMNLYKGIFWEPNPQLIYLGMQDQWYSFNMFDAQAWYARDVILGRIQLPGQAEMIADSRQWHEQEQTLETNQQMFEYQGAYIQHLVDATDYPNFDIAAVNETFLHWKHDKAENIMGYRDKSYRSLMTGTQSPPHHTPWLHALDDSMAAYLAEPPMSVKSIG comes from the coding sequence ATGACACTACGCGTAGCAATCATCGGCGCCGGCCCGTGCGGCCTGGCTCAACTTCGCGCCTTCCAGTCAGCCCGCGACCAGGGCACCGCCATTCCCGAACTGGTGTGCTTTGAAAAACAGCAGGATTGGGGCGGCATGTGGAACTACACCTGGCGCACCGGTCTGGACGAGAACGGCGAACCGGTGCATGGCAGCATGTACCGCTACCTGTGGTCGAACGGCCCGAAGGAATGCCTGGAGTTCGCCGACTACACCTTCGAAGAGCATTTTGGCCGCCCCATCGGCTCTTACCCGCCGCGGGAAGTGCTCTGGGATTACATCAAGGGCCGGGTCGAAAAAGCCGGGGTACGGGATTTCATCCGGTTCAACAACGTGGTGCGCCAGGTCACCTTTGACCAAGCGACTCGCCGCTTCACGGTGGTTGCCCACGACCACGGCAGCGATACCCAGACCTCGGAGCAGTTCGATTACGTGATCAACGCCTGCGGGCACTTTTCGACGCCGAAGATGCCGTACTTCCCCGGATTCGAGCAGTTCGGCGGGCGCATCCTCCACGCCCATGATTTCCGCGATGCACTGGAGTTCAAGGGCAAGGATCTGCTCATCGTCGGCAGCAGCTATTCTGCCGAAGACATCGGTTCCCAGTGCTACAAATACGGCGCCCGCAGCATCACCAGTTGCTACCGCACCGCGCCGATGGGCTATGACTGGCCCGCCAACTGGGAAGAAAAACCGTTGTTGCAGCGCCTGGAAAAAAACCGCGCGTACTTTATCGACGGCACCCACAAGCACGTCGATGCGGTGATCCTCTGCACCGGCTACAAACATCACTTCCCCTTCCTGCCGGACGAACTGTGCCTCAAGACCGATAACCGGCTATGGCCGATGAATCTGTACAAAGGCATTTTCTGGGAGCCCAACCCGCAACTGATCTACCTCGGCATGCAGGATCAGTGGTACTCGTTCAACATGTTCGACGCCCAAGCCTGGTACGCCCGCGATGTCATCCTGGGGCGCATTCAACTGCCCGGCCAGGCCGAAATGATCGCCGACAGCCGGCAATGGCACGAACAGGAACAGACACTGGAAACCAACCAGCAAATGTTCGAATACCAGGGCGCCTACATCCAGCACCTGGTGGACGCCACCGACTACCCGAACTTCGACATCGCCGCCGTCAATGAAACCTTCCTGCACTGGAAGCACGACAAAGCGGAGAACATCATGGGTTATCGCGACAAGTCCTATCGCTCGTTGATGACCGGAACCCAGTCACCGCCGCACCACACCCCTTGGTTGCATGCGCTGGACGACTCGATGGCGGCGTACCTCGCTGAGCCGCCGATGTCCGTCAAGTCGATCGGTTGA
- a CDS encoding PAS domain-containing protein: protein MMERPEAFVQTLPVHLMDRFPAALLELGDSGQIAHFNLAWVELMDLPGTERNLIDYVHHEDRSLWRQALHELRRRPETSFNQRLRFVHPSGELRWFEVSLKRGPEGFYLVAGDVTAHKRREIALQASQRSSMSLLDSMPGLIYRGRNNRDWTMEFVSAGCLQLTGYPPERLVDNHEFTYNSLILAQDADYVWREVQYALSRQEPFELNYRIRCADQSIKHVWEKGVGIYADTREVLGIEGAIFERRADRPRADR from the coding sequence ATGATGGAACGACCAGAGGCATTTGTGCAGACACTGCCCGTGCACCTGATGGATCGCTTTCCGGCGGCGTTGCTTGAACTGGGCGACAGCGGTCAGATTGCCCACTTCAACCTGGCCTGGGTCGAGCTGATGGACCTGCCAGGCACGGAACGCAACCTCATCGACTATGTGCACCACGAAGACCGGTCGTTGTGGCGTCAGGCCCTGCATGAACTGCGTCGACGCCCCGAAACCTCCTTCAACCAGCGGCTGCGTTTTGTTCACCCTTCGGGAGAGCTACGCTGGTTCGAGGTCAGCCTGAAGCGCGGGCCCGAGGGTTTCTATCTGGTGGCCGGCGACGTCACTGCGCACAAGCGGCGCGAGATTGCCTTACAGGCGAGCCAGCGCAGCAGCATGAGCCTGCTCGACAGCATGCCGGGGCTGATCTATCGCGGTCGCAACAACCGTGACTGGACCATGGAATTCGTCAGTGCCGGTTGCCTGCAACTGACCGGATATCCACCGGAGCGGCTGGTGGACAACCATGAGTTCACCTACAACAGCCTGATCCTGGCGCAGGATGCCGATTACGTCTGGCGCGAGGTGCAATATGCCTTGTCGCGGCAGGAACCGTTCGAACTCAATTACCGGATTCGTTGTGCCGATCAGTCGATCAAGCATGTCTGGGAAAAGGGCGTCGGGATCTATGCCGACACGCGTGAAGTGCTGGGTATCGAGGGGGCGATTTTCGAGCGCAGGGCGGATCGGCCCAGAGCCGACAGGTGA
- a CDS encoding dimethylamine monooxygenase subunit DmmA family protein: MTDRHCAAPDRLHSLPCYRQPLPRESATRHIVVMQSAAACSPIVGTLEQPLVLNGENADFARRLHQVLVNATVGSHLYIMGDEAFIWRIHGEARSAGLENAEIDITRTLAGSRRVYCVHCGLTQTAGPESLLSCIGCDVGLEVREHFSQRLGAYLGVCSNPDQPCSGVRP, translated from the coding sequence ATGACGGATAGACACTGCGCCGCCCCGGACCGACTTCACAGCCTCCCGTGCTATCGCCAGCCGCTGCCGCGTGAAAGCGCCACCCGGCACATCGTGGTCATGCAATCGGCGGCCGCCTGTTCCCCCATTGTCGGCACACTGGAACAGCCCCTGGTACTGAACGGCGAGAACGCCGACTTTGCCCGGCGCTTGCACCAGGTGCTGGTCAACGCCACCGTCGGCAGCCATCTCTACATCATGGGCGACGAGGCCTTTATCTGGCGCATCCACGGCGAGGCCCGCAGCGCCGGACTGGAAAATGCCGAGATCGACATCACCCGCACGCTGGCCGGCTCGCGCCGGGTGTATTGCGTGCATTGTGGCCTGACCCAGACTGCCGGGCCGGAATCGCTGCTGAGCTGCATCGGTTGCGATGTCGGGCTGGAAGTGCGCGAACACTTTTCCCAACGCCTGGGGGCGTACCTCGGCGTCTGCAGCAACCCCGACCAGCCTTGCAGCGGAGTAAGGCCATGA
- a CDS encoding heme-dependent oxidative N-demethylase family protein, whose protein sequence is MTIQSSPVQSYRDDFSFRNSPAAIRRFPFPFTEDSYLYSVNIEPATSRDPGSVYQHGFDIDEHYRSEMAERALVLDKDPRRYLVMPHMQVAAWDALQMLMEHLAADYPQWFQLARDGDHWHWHNTLLNIDQHFVFGDATSLPCEPLEFIGRQVQGDFALLDQRDGDLYMDAGLVTSPADWSLAFDAGMSFKQWHSPVPMAHQMGVFDRALKYLLNLQVGQPVRRLNWTLTINPRLDSSPETFHEWGADRGRISAENVGQQVHLRVELQVMARLPRSHAVMFSIRTYLISMDELVTQPGWGCRLHRVLRDLPEPIADYKGMSRYRQTLVQWLSRFDQA, encoded by the coding sequence ATGACCATTCAATCAAGCCCCGTGCAGAGTTACCGAGACGACTTCAGTTTTCGCAACAGCCCCGCGGCCATCCGCCGTTTTCCCTTTCCCTTCACTGAGGACAGCTACCTGTACTCGGTGAACATCGAACCGGCGACTTCCCGGGATCCGGGCTCGGTTTACCAGCACGGCTTCGATATCGATGAACACTACCGTTCGGAAATGGCCGAACGCGCCCTGGTGCTGGACAAGGATCCGCGCCGCTATCTGGTGATGCCGCACATGCAAGTGGCCGCCTGGGATGCGCTGCAGATGCTCATGGAACACCTCGCCGCCGACTATCCGCAGTGGTTCCAGCTGGCGCGTGACGGTGATCACTGGCATTGGCACAACACGCTGCTCAATATCGATCAGCACTTTGTCTTCGGTGACGCCACCAGCTTGCCCTGCGAGCCGCTGGAATTCATCGGCCGCCAGGTGCAGGGCGATTTTGCCCTGCTCGATCAGCGCGACGGCGATCTGTACATGGACGCCGGCCTGGTCACCAGCCCGGCCGACTGGTCCCTGGCCTTCGACGCCGGCATGAGCTTCAAGCAGTGGCATTCACCGGTGCCCATGGCCCATCAGATGGGCGTGTTCGACCGTGCGCTGAAGTACCTGCTCAACCTGCAAGTGGGCCAACCGGTGCGGCGCCTGAACTGGACGCTGACGATCAACCCGCGCCTGGACTCCTCGCCCGAAACTTTCCATGAATGGGGCGCCGATCGCGGCCGCATCAGCGCTGAAAACGTCGGGCAACAGGTGCATCTGCGCGTCGAACTGCAAGTGATGGCCCGTCTGCCGCGCAGTCACGCGGTGATGTTCAGCATTCGCACCTACCTGATCAGCATGGACGAACTGGTCACTCAACCCGGCTGGGGTTGTCGCCTGCACCGCGTGCTGCGCGATCTGCCCGAGCCGATTGCCGACTACAAAGGCATGAGCCGCTACCGACAGACCCTGGTCCAGTGGCTGAGCCGCTTCGACCAGGCCTGA
- a CDS encoding response regulator, with protein sequence MDCTTLLLIDDHPLFRKGLAQLFDASDDFEVVGQAASGREGINLAVSLAPQQVLLDLHMPGLSGLQVLDELRQLRLDCQVVVLTASMDRAELLTALRLGASGYVLKETEPDALLSYMRNCHKGAIVLDSTLVALLADQGGSVSRTTHDLDLPDTGNLTEREGQTLALIGAGMSNKQIGRELGISDGTVKIYVRNLLQKFSLHSRLELAAWVHNGASVRHEERH encoded by the coding sequence ATGGACTGCACGACCTTATTACTGATCGATGATCACCCATTGTTTCGCAAAGGCCTGGCGCAGCTGTTCGACGCCAGTGACGACTTCGAAGTGGTGGGGCAGGCGGCCAGCGGTCGCGAAGGCATCAACCTGGCCGTGAGCCTGGCGCCGCAGCAGGTCTTGCTCGATCTGCACATGCCCGGTTTGAGCGGTTTGCAGGTACTCGACGAACTGCGTCAGTTGCGCCTCGACTGCCAGGTGGTGGTGCTCACCGCCTCGATGGATCGCGCCGAGCTGTTGACGGCCTTGCGCCTGGGGGCCAGTGGCTACGTGCTCAAGGAAACCGAACCCGATGCGTTGTTGAGCTACATGCGCAATTGCCACAAGGGCGCGATCGTCCTGGATTCAACTCTGGTGGCCCTGCTGGCCGATCAGGGCGGGTCGGTGAGCCGGACCACTCACGATCTGGACCTGCCAGACACAGGCAACCTGACTGAGCGCGAGGGGCAGACCCTGGCCCTGATCGGCGCCGGCATGAGCAATAAACAGATCGGCCGGGAACTGGGGATCAGCGATGGTACGGTCAAGATCTATGTGAGGAATCTGTTGCAGAAGTTCAGCCTGCACTCTCGCCTGGAACTGGCGGCATGGGTGCACAACGGCGCGTCAGTGAGACACGAGGAGCGTCATTAG
- the purU gene encoding formyltetrahydrofolate deformylase: MDTSSEHYILKINCPAASGIVAAISTCLARQQCYISELAQFDDEFTGQFFMRAVFRFNTGVTGDIGALREDLGDLAGGFDMQWQLFCSSQPTRVLLMVSKFDHCLTDLLYRHRKGEMDMHITAVVSNHLDLRAMAEREGIRFIYLPVTKDSKASQEVELMRIVEDTQTDLVVLARYMQILSDGLCQQLSGRAINIHHSFLPGFKGAKPYHQAYDRGVKLIGATAHYVTSDLDEGPIIEQEIQRVDHTHLPDSLVAIGRDTETVALSKALKYHLEHRVFINQDKTVIFR; the protein is encoded by the coding sequence ATGGACACCTCCAGCGAACACTACATTCTCAAGATCAACTGCCCGGCGGCGTCCGGCATCGTCGCCGCGATCAGTACCTGCCTGGCCCGGCAACAGTGCTACATCAGTGAGCTCGCGCAATTCGACGATGAGTTCACCGGGCAGTTTTTCATGCGCGCGGTCTTTCGTTTCAACACCGGTGTGACCGGCGATATCGGCGCCCTGCGTGAAGACCTGGGCGACCTGGCCGGCGGCTTCGACATGCAGTGGCAACTGTTCTGCTCAAGCCAGCCAACCCGGGTGCTGCTGATGGTCAGCAAGTTCGATCATTGCCTGACCGACCTGCTGTACCGCCACCGCAAGGGCGAGATGGACATGCACATCACTGCCGTGGTCTCCAATCACCTGGACCTGCGGGCCATGGCCGAACGTGAAGGCATTCGCTTCATCTACCTGCCGGTCACCAAGGACAGCAAGGCCAGCCAGGAAGTCGAGCTGATGCGCATTGTCGAGGACACCCAGACCGACCTGGTGGTGCTCGCCCGCTACATGCAGATTCTCTCCGACGGCCTGTGCCAGCAACTGTCCGGTCGGGCCATCAACATCCATCACTCGTTCCTGCCCGGTTTCAAGGGCGCCAAACCCTATCACCAGGCGTATGACCGGGGCGTGAAGCTGATCGGCGCGACCGCCCATTACGTCACCAGCGACCTCGACGAGGGGCCGATCATCGAGCAGGAAATCCAGCGCGTCGACCACACGCACCTGCCCGATTCGCTGGTTGCCATCGGCCGTGACACCGAAACCGTCGCCCTTTCCAAAGCCCTGAAATACCACCTGGAACACCGGGTGTTCATCAATCAGGACAAGACAGTGATCTTTCGCTGA